In Solenopsis invicta isolate M01_SB chromosome 9, UNIL_Sinv_3.0, whole genome shotgun sequence, the sequence AAATCTCTCTACTGATTTATTCGCAAcaacacatacatacatacactcacacatacgcgcgcgcgcgcgcgcgcgcacacacacacacacacacacacacacacacacacacacacgcgcgcgcaagTTTCTacgttcttatatttattttaaactgagATCTGCACGGAACAGATCTTAACACAGATAGATTTCTCTTCAAGATTTCAACGATACCAGATAGTACGATAAAAGCGCGATAAAAGCTATTTTCGATAAAATGTTATGCTTCTGATGAAATGTATAATCGCCTTTGTTGCATAGGCACAGTATCTGTAAAATCTTGAATATTCTAAAGTAGCTTTATCTTTACGTATGTAACacaaaagattataataattattacaaaaaaaaaaaatgcaaaattgatATTCCATTTGTTTAGAATAAAGTTACATGGTGAAATTAGTTTGTcatatttgttttcaaattcATAAAGTAACAAACAAGATGATATAGGTGCAAGTGTGCACTTGgcgtttgaaaaattatgtttgatcaatttttaataatttaaaattgggTATGTTGCTACTTAAACCacaaaagaaaaacaagttGTACGTTATTTTTTACGTACGTGCAATTAAAGGATATACGTATCGCAATGTGTTGGGTGTATATAATATACGAACGTAAGTGAACACTTTGGAGAAACATACGCTATTGATTTATACCCTGCATGATTCGGgtacatatttacaataaatagaaCTTTTATGTGCTTGTACTTGATTTGATTTCTCCTTTTGTGATTCCTAGCGGGCGAGCTCCCTATTAGATTGTTAAGTGGAGATTGTATTGGAGTGAGATTGGATGACGGATATCTTTCCATTTCAAAACCAAGGGTGCATTATTGGGCATTAGCTTGTACTTAGCTTGTAGTACTTAGTTTTTTCTTTCATTCGTCAGTCTTTAACATTGCGAATACTGcagatatttatcttttataatatacaacatTGTCAAAATCTCGTAAGTTTACTTTTTAACTGACAGTGAACTTGATTTGAAATTAGATTCTGAGATATGTCTTAGTGTTTCGGTACTCGAGATATCAACAATGTCCAACGTATAACGTAGGTGATTAACACAGGTGATTCTTGCTTTACTCTTTCTTTCGTTCAATTAAAACGGTGTTCGAACAGTTCTGTACGAGAACAAAGTGACGTATCGTCGCGCACGTAATAACAGAGTTTATTCGCGCGTAGATACAGAGAGCATAGTGACTAGACTCGATacgttttgtaaatattaatgtgttTGCAGTCAATAGTCTGTATAGGctattaatcaaagtttgttATAGAGAAAGATCcgtgtagagagagagagagagagaacaagaaGTCGTTCAATCTAATCTAAATCGACGAAACGAGTTAATTATCATACGTTCTAGTAATACTGATGAGctctttcctttctttcaataaattagAGTTActcgtaattatttaaatagggACATTGCGTATCTTCGTGATCCACGCATTCTATTACAGGATCGTGCGCGCTGTCCCACATTCCTGGACCACATTGTCGGCACAATCCAGCTAATGTGCAAGGTAAGCGCACAAGCTGACGGAAATGATGAAGCAGGCCTCGCGCCTTTCGGAGTATAACGTTCCCGTCCATATACATGGCCAATGAACTGAAATGCAACAACATTTCATCCGTTCGGAGATCTTGAGCGATAACGTCGTCCGCGTAAACGCACATAATAGCGAGACAAAGAAACAAGTGAAAGTGATCTGTTAAATAATTGACCCAGCAGGCTTCCCACATGACCAACGCTATTTCGGTTGGAAATTCTCTTTTCAAACATCTGCAACGAGAGAAACGAGAGAAAAAGTGATGTGAGAAGAAAATTATACGTGAGCTACATGTATTATACATGTACATGTATACAGGATGTTTTAGAAATAGTTGGCCAAACTTTAAGAGCATATTCCACTCAttgtaagaatgaaaaaaagttatataaatatggGTTTGAAAATGCTTcctttccaagttataaacatttttttattgactttacAGAAATTGTTGGAAATGATTTCCTTCcgaaattttctttttggaccgattttttttcacctacacttaataataacaactacagacaatttttgaaaacgcaacTCCCTATATTATTAGAAGACATTCCACTACAGATACGCAATCAAATTTGGTTTATGCATGATGGAGCTCTAGCACATTTCAACCGCATTGCTCGAGAGTTcctgaataataattacatcaataCATGAATTGATAAAGGAGGACCCATTGCTTGGCTTGCACGTTTTCCCGATTTAAACCCtttgaatttttacttatgGGGGCATCTCAAGACTCTCATGTATGATACTTCTGTTGCTACTGTAGAAGTACtttgaaattgtattattgctgtgtgaaaaaatacgaaatactcCGAGAATTTTTGAACGTTTTCGACAATCTATGCGACGTCAATGCGAAGCATGCATTGATGCGAAAGGAAATTATTTCcagcaatttctgtaaaataaaaaaatgtttataacttggaaaggaaacattttcaaacccatgtttatatgacttttttttatccttacAATGAGTGAAATATGCTTTTAAAGTTTGGCCAACTatttctgaaacaccctgtatataaaaattttattagttattttgtCGTTAGACGACATACATTAATACATGGGACAATACGGACAAATACAGTCGTACGTACAAGAGTATCCATCGATGACAAAACAGAAGCTCCGAGGCATCCGCATGCTTTTGAAGATGCGCATAAAAGTCTGGTACCATAATTCTGACTAGCTCTCGAAGATAGCACAGATTTCTGTCCATATCTGTATCGGTCGGAGTGCACACGGCTACCGATCTTTGCATCAAACCCGCGAAACACCAGAAGGCCTCAATTTCAGAGTTGAGTTCGGCTAGTAACGGAGCTAAGAGATCGGACATTCCTTGAGTGTAACCCAAGCGACAATTGTATACCGCGTAgttgagtaaaatatttctgcgagagagagagagagagagagagaaaaagtgaTGTGCACAGGATGCGCAAAATAAGTATGAATAATCGGGTGTCGTATCAAGTCGTAACTCACTTCATCACTTCGACGTTGGGATTACCCTCACCGGCGTAATACGGATTAGCCCTATCCGTGCGGACAACATCCTTTTCTACTATGCACACCACGTTTCGCCAGAAACGCTCGGCTTGCTCCGGATTCATGCTCAGTCTACGTTTCTGTATCTCTTCGTACTCTTGCCGCCTAATGGCATCGATTTGTTCTCTATCCTCGTACGTGCTTTGATAAGAGTAACAGTGCAATAGAAAGGGCCAAACGATTTTTCGTAGCGCTGGTTCTAAACCTCCGAAAAATATTCCCTTACGAAGAGCAAGATCATCCTCCACTTGGCCTCGTTCATTCAATAAATCTTTCCAAGCCAACGACGTGATCATCGGCACTTGGCCCTCCTCGGGATGCAGCTCGTCTCGGCTTACTTCCGGGCGGCATACCATAAAATGCCTGCGCAAGGACATGATAAATCGTTATTCGACAAAAGAGAGATATTAGAGGGTAATAGTAGGGTAATGTCTCTAACCTATAGGGTAGAGTCTCTTCCGTATCCGTGTTTAAGCGCGGATAAAGCAATTGATGCCATTGATGTAGAGTGGCGGCTAGCCGGTCCAAGCCGCCgtgatgaaaatgtaaaatcttgTATTGGCTCTCTCTGCTCGCCACGACCAACTGACCGCAGGTGCAAGCGGGATCGGCGAAAAATAGCCTCAACGATCGCATCTCGCCGAGGTCGACCGAGAATCTTCTGCATCGATGTGCTCTACGCAGCGTCACGGGCGACGCGGTCGCGCTCTCGGGAAAGACGAGATTGTGTTGCAGCGCTAGAAGTTCGGGAGACCTCATCCACGATGGTATTTCCTCCGCTGTAAAAACAACAACGTACATATTAATTGTATACGCAAGCAACTTTTCGATATacggatataaatatatatatttacacaccGTCGGTAGGTACCGAGATGGATAGACTGCACGTCGACGTTAACGACAAGCTGCGACTCTTGACGCTCACGTCGTCGTCGCGGAACGAGAAGCGTGGCTCGATTGAGTCGTTAAAGTCTCCTCGCACTATCGAATCGCCGATTTTTTCGTTGCTCGACTCTATCGAATCCACCTTCTCGGTAGTTTTGCTCGCATTTTCCTCGTGGTTCTCGTGGTCGATCGCGGCAGCGgcagtggtggtggtggtggtggtggtggtggtggtggtggtggtggtggtgatggtggtggtggtggtggtggtggtggtggtggtggtggtggtggtggtggcggcggcgggaTCTGCACTCGAATGACACGGAAAGTCATAGCCGTAACGATTGCCAGAACCGGAACAGACGCGTTCGCAGTCCCCGCAGTTGACGGGCTCCTTTGCCTCCAAGCACACATCTAATTTCTCATTTCCGTTATCATTCTCGAtatcattttcattttcattttcattttcattctcGTTCTCGAGCTCAGGTGGTCTCACGTTGAGCGAATCGAAAACACCTCCCTCCTCGCGTGCCTTTTCCGCGGCGGAAATTCGCGAACGAGGGGAGCCGCCGCTGCCCTGTCGTTGTATCACGCTTGCCGTTGCACTACCGCTCCTGTCGCTCCTGGCATTCAGATTTTCCAAGGTGGTAGGATGCTTGCGTAACGTACTGTTGGGTATCCAACTTAGGTGCAGGGTCGGCAAATTGGAATTTTTGTTCAACTTGCAAGTTACAGTCATGTATCCAGGATGATGCACCACGTCGGCGTGTTGTCTCATTAACGTAGGAGGATGCACGCAGACGTTGTTTTTGCAGAATAATGCCTCACCGTCCTGATAAATGACGCGTCGGTTATCCTGGCCGCAATCGCCTAGGATATAGCTGCTTgcttttctcaaaatatttggGAGTGGCATTGTCGCCGTTCGTTATTATTTATCCTCGTCAGTTTCCACTGtaaaaagatacaaataaatCTCATTAGAGATGATCaagttttatttagaaaaattcaaaTGCAGTTTGTGCGAAAAATTCAATCGTGTCAAATTTAACACTTACCCGCGAGATACGTCGttagatttttttatctctattaCGAGAGATTCAGGTACGATACGTAGGCTGTCGTCTACAAAAATCTGAAATTGCGAGCTACATCGACGTTGCGAATGGTGCCAATTGGCGGAGACTTTAGAACGGAGGGTGAACATAATCGGGCAAGAAGCAAAATCGGATTTTAGTGTGCATGTCCACAGATTCGCTTCAGAGTCGTCGACGACGAACAGAATCCTTTGCCAtaggccgccgccgccgacttGTCCTTCCGCGTAGAGTGTACCGTAATCGCTGCTGATATGTGCGTGCTTATGCACGCGACGACGTTATCGCGCCTCAATTAGCCTCGTTACATACGGAGCGTCGATAATACGCATCCAGCGTCCCGGAAACGTGCACATCCTGCATCGTTGAGTTCCGAATCGCTTCGAGTTTCTGCTTCGATACTTTATCGAAAAGGGTGGAAACCAATTTCTTTGAAAACTTGCAATATCGCTCGATCGAATTTAGTagcattgaaatattttcttgcgaTGTATAAGTAAAATCGAGATGATCGCCATAACAATCAAAGTCTCTCCGTCCGTTTCTAAATTGCTGATGTTCAAGCGTCACTACTTAGTGCGCGAGCGCCGTTGCCGTCAGCATCGTCAGGCATCGTTGTTGTCACACTACTTGACTATTGCCACTATCGCTGCTACTATCGCTGCTACTACCGCTGCTACTACCGCTGCTACTGCCGCTGCTACTACCGCTGCTACTGCCGCTGCTACTGCCACTACTACTGCCGCCACCGCtgctgccaccgccgccactACCGCGCTATCGCTACCGCGCAAGTACAATTTGATTTTGACTAAAATCCGATAAAATTTTCGCAGACGCGTGTACACTCTTGTTTCTCTACAAATTTTTCATCTTTCGCGACACACGTATACATTTGATTACGATAAGAACAAAGAGTCTCTAAAGAGCTCATCAGCGATGCGTACGAGAAACGAGGGTCTTATTACGGATCAATATTTTCATCTGATCGCGGAACCTATTCCGCCTATCCTACTATCCGACTCGCTGACATTTCGCTACATCTGTCATAGCCATAGGCCTTCGTAAGCCATTTGTATCGATTATCCACTGCTTCTTAATCGCATCGTACATGACGTTCTTTTATCTTGGATCGTTTCTCCATTTATTCTCCCATTTATGCAATCtctcactcgctcactcacacacacacacacacacacacacacacacacacacacacacacacacacacacacacgcgcacgcacgcacacgcacgcgcgcgcacacacacgcacacacacacacacacacacacacactctctctctctctctctctctctctctcacacagtAAGAACTCGAGGCTGAAATTATactaaatcttaattattttacgatttGCAGTTTTGTTTGTTTAGTGCATTCACAATAAGGTGCTTttcaaatataatgtaaatgtatgatgtaattttttctcAAGACTTgggggagagagggaaagagggagggagggagagagcaagagagagagagagagagagagaacatttACATATCTACAATATGTATCTTAAACGtacgtgagaaaaaaaaatgactcgTGTCATTCATCAATCGTTAAATGGTCTCGTAATCAAATTGCAAGATATTAACAAAGCTGATAGTCAAAGAGTATCTCGTGATCGTTGCCAAGAGCCAATCCAGACTTTGGTCCACGTTTGAGATACGATATTGTAGAATATGGTGAAAAATGAAAGTCCTCTTGCAGATAACCGTTTATCAGCAAATGTCCTACGATAGCTTCCGCAGTTTCTCTCGTAAAGGTGGGCACGGGCACGTTGGATACTCGTAGCGACGAAGCACCCTTGCCGTACCAAGCGTCCACCAATTTCAGCGCGGTCAATCGCGTTTCGTTTTGTACGGCTTTAGTTATAATTTGATACAACTGTCTGCAATACTGCGCTACGTCGATTCGCTTGGCATTCCTATCGTCCTTAGGCTTCCTACAATGATCGCACATCTCGGCGCAGTCGGTTACCttccaattttcttcaaaatgagTCGCTATTAAACTTCGTCTACAGGACGTTCGATCCAAGCAATAGGCCAACATCTTGTACAAGTTTTGTAGTCCGACTTTATCTTGAAATACCATGGTACTCAATTTAAATGTATCCGCCAATCTATAGAGCACCAGACACACCGACTTTTTACCGTCTCTACCCGCTCGACCGCTCTCCTGATAAAAATTCTCCATCGACTTTGAGAGGCAATGATGAATGACGAATCGCACATCCGGCTTGTCGATGCCCAGGCCGAAAGCGATAGTCGCGATTATCGCTTGATACTTGCCCGACATCCATTTGGAGTAGACTTCCGAGCGGTAGTCGGCTTCGAGCATCGCGTGGTAACATCCAACTTTGATACCTCTGCCTCTCAAATCGCTCGTCAATTGCTCCGCGTCTTTAATCGTAGTCGTGTAAATAATACCCGACTTGCCGTTAAATCGGGTTTTCAGCAGATTTTCCATCATCGCGAGGCACGTCTCCTTCTCCGCTGGTTTCCGACGGACCTCGTAATACAAATTCGATCGGTTGAACGAAGCTCGTAATACTAAACAACCACTGATGTCGAGAATTTTCTGCACGTCCACGATGATTTTCGCCGGAGCTGTCGCGGTGAGGCCTAAAATCGGTATTCCAGGGAACATGGATTTCAGTACTCCCAAGAACTTGTAATCGGGTCTAAAGTCGTGGCCCCATTGACTACAACAATGCACCTCGTCGATCGCAAACCGTTCCAGACGGCCCAACTCGTACGCTTTTTGCAGTTTATTCATAAAGCGATTGGACTTTGCCATGTATTCCGGCGTTACGTAAATCAATTTCAGAGGAGAGCTCTTGTCCACGAGGGCTCCCATAATCGTCTTCACGCTCTCCTTATCCATCTTTGCGCACAGCATGTTAGCCTTTACGTCGACTTTACGCAATCCGTGCAACTGATCTTCCATCAAGGATATCAATGGCGAAACTACTACCGTTATACCATCTTTGCTCATCACAGCTGGTAATTGATAACATAGACTCTTACCACCGCCCGTAGGCATGATCAGGATGACATCCTCCTTGGACATGATGGCATTCATAGTCGGTAACTGCAGTTCTCGTAGCTCCTCTATCTTGAACACCTCCTTTAACGTTTTCCTTAGCTTTGCGGACCAAGCGAAATCTTCCGTGCTCCAATTTCTTTTCGACAGAGAAAAACTTTTCCTCAAAAGAGCGTCGTCGCGTAACTTGTCCTTCCGCTgcgttaataactttttacgaTCTTGCAACTTTTGCAGCTCGTTCTCTATCTGCTGTAACTCGTAATCGATCGCAGCGATCTCATCCTCCTCCGTGACTGAAATTTTTGCAGAAAACAACagattgtatattgtatattgtacatTGTATAAACAACATCGGACCgaaatgtaaaaattcaatataaacaaaatgccTTACGAGTCATAGCTACATCTTCTTATTATTAGTGTTCATAAATTTATTGTCACATTTATACATAGATGCATCATTAGCATcgtttgttattaaattgttattgaaGAACAAcgtaatgttttaaattatttcttattcaaCTTGCAAAACAAATCCGTTTTAATTCGAATCGATAATTTATTCGGCTTGcagttttgtaaaattgaaaagCACACAATAAATGTTAGCGCTACGATCTGGACACAGCTCTTGGTGACTCGTGCAAGACGTTTCGTTCGACGTATCGAACTTGTATTTTCATACATACACGTACATGAGTATAATGTACATAAAACTCCTATGCtattatgtatgtatgaatATGAATTATTGTCGTTGACAAGAGGGAGAATCGAGGGTGAGCCAGGGTGAGTTTagagattgaaattaataaacgaTACTTTTATGTGACactaaatttaataacgtaagCTAAAATAAGGAATCTTGGCAAGATTACATTCCTATTACTCGTCATTCAACTCGATTTAAGATTTAACCAACCTTGACACTCGTCATTCATCGTAATCACGTTCGTCATCGTGTCGCTAATCGacattttaaattgattgtatCTCCCCTCGTTGTATAATTTCCAGAGTAAATCGTCAAGATGCAACTGCTACATGCTATCTGGAACCATTGAACATTGAATTATTAGTACTTAACAACTTTTGGTACAATAggttttatttatatctgtatATTCCTAacctcacacacacacatcactgacatacacacacacgcgatTGCATAAATGTGAGATCGACGACCGGTCTTGCGTCAAAAAATCATGTCATCTGGTCCAACCAACTATCGAACGCATCGAATCTGATAATATTATACCTTAGGATGGTATTTAGCGCCAGAAGAATATGGTTAGGTTATTAATTATGCCGGGTCGGTAGCCGGCATACCAACCAATACCAACCGACACAATGATAAGTTAACACGcgtatgtacgtacatacgtacatacatacaatattCCTGCAAGCTGCAATGGGTACGGAATAATCGACCGTTTTTCCTTTTATCAGCTCCCAACTCGACCGTATTTCtcgattctttttcttccaCGACATTCTCTCATCTGGTTGGTTTCGTATGtttatgtacatacgtatacgTTATCAGGCAAAAGtagcgaggaggaggaggaggagggagtTTTGTGCGCACAAAATAAATCCAAGTAGTACAGAGTTATAGAGCTTTCTTTTGAGTTTTTGTCATCATGTTTCGTCAAGTTGCACTACGTGTATGTCCAACATGGCTTGAAAATAAACTCACGTCTATGTATTTCAGGGGTATGTGGGGTTTTATACATTAGCCCATTTACGTGCAAACATCCGATGACGTCGCCTTGCGttacattgcattttttttttttttactttagtttCTATTGTTGTACACATACCTTGTATAATCGATACCGCTTCTCTTTCGCTCTACACACGTACTCTCTTTCAGTAATGATCAAAATCTTCATACTTACGATCGATAGAATAAAGTAGCAAATTACTACTTTCCTCTTGACGTTTCAGCAAAGAGCGTTTCCTTCAACGGTAGATCGCACAGTTCGAGCGCAACAGTGGATCATTCCAATATGAAAGTACTAATATTACCAGCGCTTCaagataattatatgtatttggTATGTGCTGCTATTTATCTCAATCCTCTATGCTTGAATAATATAGAAAGATGCAtggttttttaaatatctattatcTCGTATATTTTACATTGGCAAGATATAGTATAACCTCTGTATTCACACTTGACACGATAAAATGTCACACTTgtgcaaaatatttacaaaaaaatttttttcattatatttttatttatatctctccTTTAaccttgtataattttttggaaCCTTGTCAGATTATCGATGAAGCGACGCAGGAGGCTGCTATTGTAGATCCCGTCGATCCAGAAGCAGTAACTGCAGCTGTTCAACAAAATGATGTTAAATTGACAAAGGTTTTAACTACTCATCATCATTGGGATCATGCTGGAGGAAATGCCAAATTATCCAAGAGTTTCGCTGATATTGCGATATATGGTGGAGATGACAGAATAGAAGccattaatcataaaattatgcACAGCGATACATTTAACATTGGTAATTTATCAATCAAGTGTCTCGCGACACCTTGCCATACACGTGGGCACATTTGTTACTATGTTacgggaggaggaggaggagaacatCCACCAGCTGTATTTACAGGTAAAGCGTGGCTACACCTCTTATGATAATGAGAAATTACTTggatatcaaatataataaatagatgTTTAACTTACTTGAAAGGAGACACACTCTTTGCTGGAGGCTGTGGGAAATTTTTCGAGGGTACCGCAGATCAAATGTATAAGGCACTCGTTGAAATTCTAGGCTCTTTACCCGAACAGACGGTGAGCCCTTCTATTCCCCGAGCCAAATTGTAATTAATCATTTCTCAATACGGGATATTCACTCGCTTTTCTATCTTGCAGAAGGTGTATTGCGGACACGAATATACAGTCAATAATCTCAAGTTTGCTTTACACGTGGAACCAGAGAATGCGACGATACGACAAAAATTGGATATGGTGCATACTCAACGCGCTAATAATCTTCCAACAGTACCAAGCACTATCAAAGATGAAAAGCTCACAAATCCATTTATGAGAGTGCACGAACCGTCCGTTATGAAACACGCGCAACAAAATGATCCCATTCAGACAATGTCGTACTTAAGACGCGAAAAGGACAATTTTAAAGCTTAATTTTCGACAAAATGCTtccctttttatatttatcgaatatttacattgttgatataaaattgaattgtaaaAAAGATACAAGGTGGCCGAacaaacatgaaaattttatctcgcacgtatgtgcgtgcgtgcaacgCATCGTGGCGCtctataatgaaataaatatctattgtACATATCTACATATTTCCTTTATTCCTTtctcattcattcattcattcgtttattcattcattcattcatcgTCGTTTATTCCATTTTCTGAATGCCAGTTATCACCATTACTGCACgtttcttcttaatttttgtaGCGCTGCAAACCTCTTTGCATAAACATTTACTAGCTACCTCGATTTCTCAGTCGCGTTCGTGGTTCCGGTCTTGGTTCTTATTCTCGTTTTCAATATTCATCAATATCAAAAGATATGCTCGATCGCACATCGAGACGCTCGCGAATTAAAAGCAAATACATGAAGCTATCTATAAATGTCTGTAAAATTCATCATCTATAATTATCTATTCCGTCATCCTCGTCATCCTTGCAAAGCCACAATCTAaatattacgttatatttaGTGGTATTTGACACGGCGTATCTTCAGtcttcttattatatatttgcatcTCTGCGACATATTTCTCCTTAGATCTCTCGTACATGTCGTAATATAcctgaaataacaaaaatacaatcCAATATGTAATCAACACGAGTGGCAAATGGAAGTGCAAAAGCTgtcaatcaatttaattattcgcGCGATAAATAACATTGGATCTTACTTTTTTATCCT encodes:
- the LOC105205536 gene encoding hydroxyacylglutathione hydrolase, mitochondrial isoform X2, which gives rise to MFRQVALRVCPTWLENKLTSMYFRAKSVSFNGRSHSSSATVDHSNMKVLILPALQDNYMYLIIDEATQEAAIVDPVDPEAVTAAVQQNDVKLTKVLTTHHHWDHAGGNAKLSKSFADIAIYGGDDRIEAINHKIMHSDTFNIGNLSIKCLATPCHTRGHICYYVTGGGGGEHPPAVFTGDTLFAGGCGKFFEGTADQMYKALVEILGSLPEQTKVYCGHEYTVNNLKFALHVEPENATIRQKLDMVHTQRANNLPTVPSTIKDEKLTNPFMRVHEPSVMKHAQQNDPIQTMSYLRREKDNFKA
- the LOC105205536 gene encoding hydroxyacylglutathione hydrolase, mitochondrial isoform X4, with product MKVLILPALQDNYMYLIIDEATQEAAIVDPVDPEAVTAAVQQNDVKLTKVLTTHHHWDHAGGNAKLSKSFADIAIYGGDDRIEAINHKIMHSDTFNIGNLSIKCLATPCHTRGHICYYVTGGGGGEHPPAVFTGDTLFAGGCGKFFEGTADQMYKALVEILGSLPEQTKVYCGHEYTVNNLKFALHVEPENATIRQKLDMVHTQRANNLPTVPSTIKDEKLTNPFMRVHEPSVMKHAQQNDPIQTMSYLRREKDNFKA
- the LOC105205534 gene encoding TBC1 domain family member 16, yielding MPLPNILRKASSYILGDCGQDNRRVIYQDGEALFCKNNVCVHPPTLMRQHADVVHHPGYMTVTCKLNKNSNLPTLHLSWIPNSTLRKHPTTLENLNARSDRSGSATASVIQRQGSGGSPRSRISAAEKAREEGGVFDSLNVRPPELENENENENENENDIENDNGNEKLDVCLEAKEPVNCGDCERVCSGSGNRYGYDFPCHSSADPAAATTTTTTTTTTTTTTTTITTTTTTTTTTTTTTTTAAAAIDHENHEENASKTTEKVDSIESSNEKIGDSIVRGDFNDSIEPRFSFRDDDVSVKSRSLSLTSTCSLSISVPTDAEEIPSWMRSPELLALQHNLVFPESATASPVTLRRAHRCRRFSVDLGEMRSLRLFFADPACTCGQLVVASRESQYKILHFHHGGLDRLAATLHQWHQLLYPRLNTDTEETLPYRHFMVCRPEVSRDELHPEEGQVPMITSLAWKDLLNERGQVEDDLALRKGIFFGGLEPALRKIVWPFLLHCYSYQSTYEDREQIDAIRRQEYEEIQKRRLSMNPEQAERFWRNVVCIVEKDVVRTDRANPYYAGEGNPNVEVMKNILLNYAVYNCRLGYTQGMSDLLAPLLAELNSEIEAFWCFAGLMQRSVAVCTPTDTDMDRNLCYLRELVRIMVPDFYAHLQKHADASELLFCHRWILLCLKREFPTEIALVMWEACWVNYLTDHFHLFLCLAIMCVYADDVIAQDLRTDEMLLHFSSLAMYMDGNVILRKARGLLHHFRQLVRLPCTLAGLCRQCGPGMWDSAHDPVIECVDHEDTQCPYLNNYE
- the LOC105205536 gene encoding hydroxyacylglutathione hydrolase, mitochondrial isoform X1, with the translated sequence MIAITIKVSPSVSKLLMFKRHYLVRERRCRQHRQASLLSHYLTIATIAATIAATTAATTAATAAATTAATAAATATTTAATAAATAATTALSLPPKSVSFNGRSHSSSATVDHSNMKVLILPALQDNYMYLIIDEATQEAAIVDPVDPEAVTAAVQQNDVKLTKVLTTHHHWDHAGGNAKLSKSFADIAIYGGDDRIEAINHKIMHSDTFNIGNLSIKCLATPCHTRGHICYYVTGGGGGEHPPAVFTGDTLFAGGCGKFFEGTADQMYKALVEILGSLPEQTKVYCGHEYTVNNLKFALHVEPENATIRQKLDMVHTQRANNLPTVPSTIKDEKLTNPFMRVHEPSVMKHAQQNDPIQTMSYLRREKDNFKA
- the LOC105205537 gene encoding ATP-dependent DNA helicase Q1, whose product is MSISDTMTNVITMNDECQVTEEDEIAAIDYELQQIENELQKLQDRKKLLTQRKDKLRDDALLRKSFSLSKRNWSTEDFAWSAKLRKTLKEVFKIEELRELQLPTMNAIMSKEDVILIMPTGGGKSLCYQLPAVMSKDGITVVVSPLISLMEDQLHGLRKVDVKANMLCAKMDKESVKTIMGALVDKSSPLKLIYVTPEYMAKSNRFMNKLQKAYELGRLERFAIDEVHCCSQWGHDFRPDYKFLGVLKSMFPGIPILGLTATAPAKIIVDVQKILDISGCLVLRASFNRSNLYYEVRRKPAEKETCLAMMENLLKTRFNGKSGIIYTTTIKDAEQLTSDLRGRGIKVGCYHAMLEADYRSEVYSKWMSGKYQAIIATIAFGLGIDKPDVRFVIHHCLSKSMENFYQESGRAGRDGKKSVCLVLYRLADTFKLSTMVFQDKVGLQNLYKMLAYCLDRTSCRRSLIATHFEENWKVTDCAEMCDHCRKPKDDRNAKRIDVAQYCRQLYQIITKAVQNETRLTALKLVDAWYGKGASSLRVSNVPVPTFTRETAEAIVGHLLINGYLQEDFHFSPYSTISYLKRGPKSGLALGNDHEILFDYQLC
- the LOC105205536 gene encoding hydroxyacylglutathione hydrolase, mitochondrial isoform X3, with the protein product MYVHTYIHTIFLQAAMAKSVSFNGRSHSSSATVDHSNMKVLILPALQDNYMYLIIDEATQEAAIVDPVDPEAVTAAVQQNDVKLTKVLTTHHHWDHAGGNAKLSKSFADIAIYGGDDRIEAINHKIMHSDTFNIGNLSIKCLATPCHTRGHICYYVTGGGGGEHPPAVFTGDTLFAGGCGKFFEGTADQMYKALVEILGSLPEQTKVYCGHEYTVNNLKFALHVEPENATIRQKLDMVHTQRANNLPTVPSTIKDEKLTNPFMRVHEPSVMKHAQQNDPIQTMSYLRREKDNFKA